CAAACGTTGCTCCAGTACCCGTTCCATCACCAATGGTTGCAGCAAATCTTAAACTGTTCTGAAATGGTGTCACAAGTGGCATGTTTCTCACCTCCTACCTAACATAGTATATGTGGTAGGTTTGGGAGTAGTGAAGGCAAAGGAACCAGCAACTAAAACCAATTTTAACCATTTATGATATTGGCTGTTATTATAATTATCGCTATAGTGATGGGTGTCCCTGCAAAGATAACACCGTTTTGTGACGAAAAAAACAACCTTTCCGCACTTACACTGTATGAGTTTCCTGGTTGGATGATCCCGTTTATATAAAGATTATTGAAACTAGTAATTCCACCCCCGGCAAATTCGGTTATGCTACCGCCATCGTCATTCGTGAATTCTGTGGCAGGAATTATAACCGAGTTCGACAAATCCAGATCGGTGTCCGGAAAATAGAAGTAACGGTTTGCCGTAGGAATGATTTCAATTCCGGGTACGGTGCCCGGCGGACCTTGCTCACCTGGGGGACCCGTTGGTCCTTGGACTCCGGGAGTTCCCGGTTGACCCGGCTCACCTTGAGGGCCCGCTGGGCCTTGCGCTCCCGGAACTCCGGGTTGACCCGGTTCACCTTGAGGACCGGCCGGGCCTTGCGCTCCGGGAACTCCCGGTTGACCCGGCTCACCCTGAGGACCAACAGGGCCTTGCGCTCCGGGAAGCCCCGCTTGACCTGGCTCACCCTGAGGACCAGTGGGACCCTGCGCTCCGGGAAGCCCCAATTGACCCGGTTCACCTTGAGGGCCTGCGGGACCCTGCGCTCCGGGAAGCCCCAATTGACCCGGTTCACCTTGAGGGCCTGCGGGACCCTGCGCTCCGGGAAGCCCCAATTGACCCGGTTCACCTTGAGGGCCTGCGGGACCCTGCGCTCCGGGAAGCCCCAATTGACCCGGTTCACCTTGAGGGCCTGCGGGACCCTGCGCTCCGGGAAGCCCCGCTTGACCCAGCCCGCCGTGAGGGCCAGCGGGACCTTGCGCTCCCGGAACTCCCGGTTGACCCGGCTCGCCGTGAGGGCCAGCGGGGCCTTGGGCACCTGCCACACCTTGCGTTCCAGGGAGACTCACCGTCTCCAATTCATGTTGTCTCAAAGGAGCAAGCAGGGGGGCGGGCTCACAACATATCGGGTTGCTGCCTCCCCCTCTCGGTAATGCAATGACTTTTTTGTCACGGACCATTTTCTGTGATCTTAATGGACGCTTCAGTGAGCAGCGCTTTCTATGATAAGATCTACGGATAATATGGCATTTCTTTCGTTTTCCCAAGTGTTTGTTTCTACATTTCGGCGTAGAACGACTGGGCCTTAATTTGTTGAGGGTAGCTGTCCTCTTGTTCAGATACTTCAATATGGTCATCTCCTTAGGCCAAGGCACACAGTATATATGCCCTATACTATGTCCTTAGCACATTCGGAGAGTGTGCGAATAACTATGAGGGAAGCCCAATAAAAAAGACAAGAGTCCTGCTATAGTTGTCCTTTGTCTTGCCAGCATGGCTTCATTGTCTAATTATGGGGGAAGCTGAATACCCTTATGAAGCGGAGCTCAATTTCCTTTTTGCCGTCCAATAGCTCCAGCCTTGTAATACTACAAACAACGCTACCGCCATGGTCAAACTCATCCCCATCTCCACCACTCGCTGCATATTCCCATTCAGGAAAACGCTGTCCCCCTGAGTTACCGCGGAACTGAACTGCTCTGAGGCGAAAAATACATAATAAAGACTAAACATCAGCATATGAACAAAGGTATACATGATGGAAAAGGCAAAAGGAAGAATGGATATATACTTATTTTTACTTATCGCAAACATAATGAGTCCCTGTGCACCCAAGCACATAGAGGCGAATAAGGTGGACTCCAATCCACCAGACGTATGGAGCACGCCACTAAAAAATAACTTTTCAAACATATTAAACGTAAGTCCTTCACCCCAATAATGATACATCGTCTGAAAATAAGCTTGCAGATACCCTAAACTGAATAACAGGGGCACAGATAACAGGCAAAGGCGATCCACACGTTTGCGTGTAAATACAAGACAGGCACCTAGCGCACATACCGTAATCCAAAAAATAGGCATTAATTCGATATACCGATTATGCACACCATATCGATTCGCGATTAGTCCACCCGCAAGTGTTACAATGAACAGGAACAAACTTGCTAAGGCACAGCCAAAAATCATTTTCATGTTGAATCCATACGTTTCTTTGGTTACCGTTCTGCGCAGTTCTGAGATAGAGCCAAATTGTTGAATGGAACGTTCGATGGCCTTCGTCTCTCCCAACCCCTGGCGCTTCAGATGATCCACCGAGGAATAGAGATGAGCAGCCATTTCTTCTCTCCACTCAGACTTTTCCCTCTTCGTTAAAAACGTAAATCGAAGTACTTGATCCAAATACTGTTCAATGACTTCCATGCAGATCCCCTCCCAAGAATATATCAATAATCTTGATGTTCTCCCTCCATGATGTCCTCAATGTGTTGAGCTGAGTTTGGCCATCCGGGGTGATTCGGTAATATCTCCGCCGTGGTCCACTAATTTGCTCTCCCCAATAACCCTCTATGTATCCGTTAGCCTCCATACGTTTCAGTGCCGGATACAGTGTGCCTTCTTTTAGATCAAACTGACCATTGGTCTCGTCATTCACCGTTCTGGATATTTCGTATCCATATGCATCCTGCTTATTCAGTACAGACAGTACAATTCCATCGATGTATCCTTTGATCATTTCGTTTCTCAGCTTCACACACCACCTACTATGCAATTCTATGTAGT
The nucleotide sequence above comes from Paenibacillus sp. W2I17. Encoded proteins:
- a CDS encoding DUF4183 domain-containing protein, whose product is MVRDKKVIALPRGGGSNPICCEPAPLLAPLRQHELETVSLPGTQGVAGAQGPAGPHGEPGQPGVPGAQGPAGPHGGLGQAGLPGAQGPAGPQGEPGQLGLPGAQGPAGPQGEPGQLGLPGAQGPAGPQGEPGQLGLPGAQGPAGPQGEPGQLGLPGAQGPTGPQGEPGQAGLPGAQGPVGPQGEPGQPGVPGAQGPAGPQGEPGQPGVPGAQGPAGPQGEPGQPGTPGVQGPTGPPGEQGPPGTVPGIEIIPTANRYFYFPDTDLDLSNSVIIPATEFTNDDGGSITEFAGGGITSFNNLYINGIIQPGNSYSVSAERLFFSSQNGVIFAGTPITIAIIIITANIING
- a CDS encoding PadR family transcriptional regulator, which codes for MKLRNEMIKGYIDGIVLSVLNKQDAYGYEISRTVNDETNGQFDLKEGTLYPALKRMEANGYIEGYWGEQISGPRRRYYRITPDGQTQLNTLRTSWRENIKIIDIFLGGDLHGSH
- a CDS encoding permease prefix domain 1-containing protein, with translation MEVIEQYLDQVLRFTFLTKREKSEWREEMAAHLYSSVDHLKRQGLGETKAIERSIQQFGSISELRRTVTKETYGFNMKMIFGCALASLFLFIVTLAGGLIANRYGVHNRYIELMPIFWITVCALGACLVFTRKRVDRLCLLSVPLLFSLGYLQAYFQTMYHYWGEGLTFNMFEKLFFSGVLHTSGGLESTLFASMCLGAQGLIMFAISKNKYISILPFAFSIMYTFVHMLMFSLYYVFFASEQFSSAVTQGDSVFLNGNMQRVVEMGMSLTMAVALFVVLQGWSYWTAKRKLSSAS